The Sulfitobacter donghicola DSW-25 = KCTC 12864 = JCM 14565 genome has a segment encoding these proteins:
- the rimP gene encoding ribosome maturation factor RimP, giving the protein MNNDLIAKAAMDRRLAEIITPVIEDMGYELVRLRLMSGKTSILQVMADKPDGGIEVDDCAQISTAVGAVLDVEDPIVDEYALEVSSPGIDRPLTRLKDFANFEGYEAKIETEELIDGRRRFKGELAGVEGDEVLINIDVGTVGLKFDWLTDAKLVLTDELITEMLRQRKASGVIDETQFDELQTDESDEGET; this is encoded by the coding sequence ATGAACAACGATTTGATCGCAAAAGCAGCCATGGATCGTCGCCTCGCCGAGATCATCACCCCTGTCATCGAAGATATGGGATATGAATTGGTGCGCCTACGTTTGATGTCTGGCAAGACATCCATCCTACAGGTGATGGCAGATAAACCCGATGGCGGCATCGAAGTCGATGACTGCGCCCAAATCAGCACCGCAGTTGGTGCCGTATTGGATGTGGAAGACCCCATCGTTGATGAATACGCGCTAGAAGTGTCCAGCCCGGGCATTGACCGCCCGCTAACGCGGCTGAAAGATTTCGCGAATTTCGAAGGCTATGAAGCCAAAATCGAAACCGAAGAACTAATCGACGGCCGCCGCCGCTTTAAGGGTGAGCTGGCAGGCGTTGAAGGCGACGAGGTGCTGATCAACATCGACGTAGGCACCGTAGGCCTAAAGTTTGATTGGCTAACCGATGCCAAACTGGTCCTGACGGACGAGCTGATTACAGAAATGCTACGCCAGCGAAAAGCGTCTGGTGTGATTGACGAAACCCAATTCGATGAACTGCAGACCGACGAGTCTGATGAGGGAGAGACCTAA